TCTAAGCTGGTTCAGCTCAAAGCTGCTACGATGAATATTTTTAGacttaaaatgaatcaaattgcTCATAATTTAAAAGGTTTTGTGTAGATAGGAACACACTTATCTTCTGTCTCTTCAGCTCCAACCAATTTTACGTCTCATTAGACATATAGTTTGTGGTATTGAGACCGGCTCTTTTTAATGTTGGTATGTTATTTAATGTCCAGTGGCCTGTTTGATATTCTTTATTCTGCGGTAATATATTGTCTCATTCTTAGGTTACCCCCGGCCAGAGGTGGAGTGGCTTCAGAACAAGAAGCCGGTGTCTGAATCAAGCAGAGTGACCATGGAGCGACAAGAAGACGGGCTTTGCTCTCTGATTCTCACAGATTTGGAGCTTTCTGACGCTGGCGTTTTCGTGTGCAAAGCCAGCAATAAGCTCGGGGAAGCAATGTGCTCTGCCAAACTGAAAGTGGAGATGTGACCAGGGGATGTCTCGCAATTTCTTTGTTTGGAAGGGGATTCATCAAAGCCCAGGTTTTGAAATGACATTTCAGTACATGGATGGACAAATTGAAACTGTCACACAGCTGGCAGTGTTCATGGTGTCAAAGCCACAGTTGCATTGTATTAGTGAACCATCAAGGAGATGATATTTAGATACACTTACCTGGAGTCCTTTCTTTCATGCCCCTCCACTTACTGGCGCACTTACtaagtttgttttctttctcatgcACACTAACAAGGCAGCGTCATGTCACTGTGACTGAGCTCAGCACCATGGACACTGAGTCACatcaaaattttacattttgcacatttaaatatttgtcagatgtaaatgaaataaaattaagaactacttgaaaatgaatgttttcctcCATGAACATTAGACTGTAGAACAACTCAAGGGTTCACTCATaggttgaaaacatttttattgttctgtacTAATCCATACAGTATTCCTCTGAGCTTGTAGGTTACATGCaagatgaaattaaagaaatttGAACTTTCTCACAAAACTGGAAAATCATTTTACATGTAAATGGACAGACATTTACTATGGAAAGTAGGACTAAAAAAATACTGGCATGAGATGACACGTAAGGTCGAGCAGATTTCATTACCgtgaatatttttgtttcaataCAGATCATCCATTTTGTCCAATGGCCTCTTTcaggaattttttttatatggtgCTTTCCATAACTGATCCAAATGACAAAGTTTgacttaaatatttataatttttttttttaaggttcattCCTTTTAGTTTCAAGATCTGTCATTGCtaagttttcttattttatttattaacccTCAACGAACATGGCAGCTACAACAATATTTTGTAATATCAATATATTATGCAGATATTTTGGACTAAAGGCATAgcatttatgaaaaaaacaaaaaaacgcacAACTTGATGAAAACTGTTCAAATAGTACAATCATTTTATGTTTGAGATTAGTTCTCCTTTTTCCTCATCCATTTGCCTTCCAACtacatttgtttaaaataaaactagagTCTAAAAACCTGTGGAAAGTTAGGCACTGAGTCTTGGTCAAAGATATGGGGAAGTATGTTGAGCTCGCTGCAAAGGCACAGTGGCCACTCATGTCTTTCTAAGGGATCACTTGTTTGTGTGCAAGTTACTTttgtctgacacacactcacatgcaaaGATCATAACCAGGATGATGTAACATGTCTTCCTAGTGTGTCTCTTGCTTTTGCTGGATTCTTTTTTGCAGAAGATTCCAAGCTTTCAAtaccttttaaaataaaagaaaaacatgttttaccCATAGGCTCAAATTATTTAATGCCCTACAGACATGTGGAGCCTATACTGACCTGTTTCTTAGTGACCTCTGGTTCCCACAGTGTGCTCAGAACTACATTGGCGTGTTCTACTTGTTTAGTGTTAGACCACTGGCTATGCAGCCTGCGTAGTGCATCGTCTGCAGTCACACCATCTCGCTCTGTTATCCTTGACACTGCCTGAGAAATTGGGAAATACAAGAGAAGGCAGTCTGATCAGGTTCACAAGGAACCTCTGGTCAAACTCTGCGTAGAATCTGAAACTTTCCAACACTGGCGCCCCCAAGTGGTATGTCAGAAAATGCATAGTGAACCATCATCTCTTCCACTTAATCTGCCAATCTCTGCTCACGTGGTGATATCCAGACAATCTGTGTCTCATTTCAGACATATTACCTCCTCCTCTGGGATGATGGTGACCCAAACCTCATGGACCATGTCTGTCCAGCCGGCCTCCAGGAGAACAGCTGCATCCACCACGCAAACATGTTTACCTGCAAAGAGGGAcatcttttatttgtgtatcaGTCAATAAAATCAATACACTAAAAAGGGACTATTTTTAAACCTCAGATTTGCTGTAAGCAAACCCAAAAGCGTGCATCACATAAAAACCAAGGAACATCTTTTCTAAAATACCAAGATGAATTCATGTAAATATATTCAGTACCTTCTTCTCCTGCTTGGCTGATTGCCTTCTTCACCAGAAGTGCTATCTCAGGCCATACAATATCTGTTAGGGCTTTTAACCGCTCCTGCATGAAAGACAGCATTTTTTGGTAAATAGCTGATACACAGTGGTATACTGCAACATCTCAATTGCATTGTACCAAACTTAATTGATGCTTTTCGTATTACCTTGTCTCCAAAAACTCTCTTTCCTAATGTACGCCTGTTAATTCTTTTGTCTTCATTCAGAATATCtaagagtgaaaatgaaaacaaaacaaaatgaaaactgtcatttaaaattatGTGACATAATGCTGGTATGGTGTTGAACATGGCTTTTGATGGTGGATTTATTTGTGGGCTGTTAAGGTTTTAGACACCAATTATCAGTCAATGTGTACATGTTTTAGTACCTGCCTTAAAAATACGAGAAGATGtagaaagagaaatatttttgaTCATAATTAGAAAAATTAGTAACAGGACTTAAGTAGAGGAATGTAGGACTTGCAtctaattaaatttattttgctgtcttttgACAAATCAAAGAGCTGAAAGCCAGAAATGATTGACTTTGAGATTAAATGAGTAATGTCTGAGATTTTCTAACTCTGACCTTTACTCATTGCATTGCGCTCGCTGAAGTGTTTTGATACTGAGAACCATCCAAAGGCAATGACTGTCACATCTTTAAACATGTTCCAGAAAGGTTTATTAATTACATGTCCTTGAGGGAAAGTTTTTCCTCACCCAGCCCAAATTCTTCAAGCACTCTGTGATAGGCTGCAGTGCCCGGCTGATACACCTCATGGCCCAGCTTATCACAGTCAATGCGAACTGCACCTAAAGCCTCCAGCTGCCTGGTGATGGAGCTCTTTCCACTTCCGCTGCCTCCAGTCAGGCCAATCACATATGGAACCAGAGGGAGATGGGATGTGTCCTaacacagaagaaacaggagACATTAGTGTGCAGGACATTGGAAACAATGATGAAAATACCTAAAAATCTCTCCAAAAATATGACCTTATAATGTATTGtagaaaacacaaatcaaattcTCGGGACAGAATTATATAAGTTACATTTCTTTCACTGCTAGCTCACTGCATGCTAGTGATTATTTTGGCATATGCAAGAAATTTAATCAGTTACAGTTTACCTGGATGAGACTGTTCCTATGAAGAGagttaaatattaacatttgaCCCTTGTTACAAatgcaagaaaacagaaagtagatagtttatttttttgtgactaGAGACTGTACAGAGGCTCTTTaacatttgaaaatgcaattCATTAACATGTACCCTTTTAATATCTGCCTAGAtggggagagaaagacaaaaaaaataactataCAAGTTGTACAGTTTTCACATTATCTAACGCTAAGCTAAAATCCCTTGTCAAAATGTAAACCATTTTTAAATAGGACGTACTTTAGGTGGAGTAAGGAGGGTCCCCAGGAGCCGAGAACGTAGACTAGAGGAGCTgatcttctcctcttctgtgtcaGTGTGGTGAGCATCTTTAAGCAACTGGATCTCATGAAGAACAAGAACTGGAAGGCCCTGATTTAGTAGGTGGACAACACATTATGCAATAACGAAATCTCAAAATTCAGAGGCTGACTGTAgacatatttcttattttataactTACATTTTCAATGCGCTTCTTGTTCACTGCCTCGCCTCCCTTTCTAGTCTCCTCACTAACCACAATGCATTGCAGCTCGGGGTCGACCACAGAAACTCCAAAGGGGTCATTGAGTGGTACAATCTCCACCTGAAGTGATGGCTTGATGTCTTGCAGGAATTCTCGTAGTCTCTGAACCCGCAGGGAGTAGGGCTCAATCAGCTCCTTAAGAACTTTTTCTGAAGCCAGGAAGAGGGGCATGCAAAAAGGGTTtctaatgttgttgtttttaaaatggaacatgaaaacattaagaAAATGCAGAGTCCTATGTGGGAATAATTAAAGTGAGTTACTCACTTTTCAGCATTGCTTGGTCACACACACCAATAATGAACCTTCTGTTGGCTAACAAACATGAGATGTTGAGCAGAGTCTTGTGAGCTCCATGGAGTCGGTCAAAAGTCCCCCCTACCACAACATCACTGTAAGTTTCCAAAGGTACGCCCTTTTCTTTAGGATGCTGAagccctttctctttctccagcagcttcatTATCTGTGGGTGAAGCAGCACTGATGGTAGAGTGGGGCTACAGACGTAGCAGCTCCCTGCGTACTTCTGCAGACACTGAGTGACCTGATGGGACTGGGTTGGATCCTGCAGAGGAAAGTCTGTCAGCACCACGTCCGGGGAGTGAGACAGCGACTGTGGAGATGGGAAGGGACAGTTTGAAGTTGTGGTCCCATTCCCAGCAGCTGACTGATTGCGAACATTGGTTAGCAAAACCCGAATATCCAGGTGCCCACATATATCCGCTGCATTGCTGTAAAGGCGAGTGATGAGCGTCGACAGGTCCACCCCTGGTGGGATGAAAACTGGCCGAGGTTGACTCCCGCTTCCCAGGTTTAGCCCAGGGTGGAGATGGACGTACAGTGTGCGCTCCACAAGCTGAGCAGCTGAGCAGAGCACTGGAGCGATGCGCAGGGGTACAGTGTGGAGAGGAGATGTCAGCACAAGGATGCCCGTGCTGAACATGGACATGTTACTGGCTGATGTCACAGGGTATTCACAGGTGTCACTGTATCTGAGAAGTTAGTCAGTGGgtagaaaacacagaagaggaagaaggaataAGTCAAGCAATGAACCCATTGTATGTGGCATAATCTTTGGTAGTTATTTGCAGCACTTGTTTTCGTATGTGTAATATAAtctcattttcttctgtatGAAAGAAATACCCCAGTATTTTAACTACACTTCCTCTATTTGTTGGTTATTTCCCAGTTGTTTGTACTTATTTAATGACTGCTACACAAACAAAGTGGTATTGTCTTTCACCTCAGGTtatctctcctgtgtgtgaTGCAGGACATTGTTACTATGGTTGCTGATAATTTAAGGCagtctaaaataaataattgtccAAGAATTAGAGATAATATAATCAACATACTTGCAGTGCATacgtgtgttttcatgtgtttatctGATGCACCATCAGCAACAATGGACCATGCACTTGTTTTGCCAAAGGCATGTCGCAACTCAGCGGTTACATTTTAACTAGGCAACACCGTGACTTTCCTACCCTTGTAAGTGgtgtctgttttatttggagTTGTTATCATGCCTGAAATCCAATCCCTTAATTCCACTAAGTTGTTTGATGGTAGTTGAAGACGTCAGCtgtcttgttgttgttatttgtcaTCTCGCCCACAGGGAGGCTGGCCCTTCTCATGGTCTGATATGGAACAAACAGTTTGTGGGTACGTGGTTGAGCAGGAAGTAACTGTGCGCTGCTCATTGTGTCTTCTGGCCAACAGAAGGGCCCAAATTAACCCAAATAAACGTAAATGTGTCTACATGAGAGTCggagctagctagctagctatGTGTTAGTGCCTTTACATTTCCTGTAACAACGACCAACCAAAATACTATTTTGAAGTGTCCCCTTGAATCGATAATGACACCCCTGAAGTGTTACTGGTGGAGTTCAGTGCAggagctgtcagtgtgtgttagtgtgacCCATATGGAGAGTAAATGAATCTTTATGAGCCGACAACCTGGCAGTCAGGCagcttagcattagcattagcttaCCGGTATGAAGCAGGGCGGGTACAGACGGTGAGTACTTCAGTATGGACGAAGACCTGAACACGTTTTTACTCCACAAACTGTTTCCCTGATTCCCTTCAATCAGGAACTGTCTTATCCGGCCCACCGCAGCCCAACGAAACTAAGCACCCACCAACACACATGAACTGGGTTGGGTGATCACCTGACACCTTGACCACATCCTGATTGGCAGAGGAATAGACGCTATGAAGTCTGGGATATGTAGTCATTCTGCTCATCAAGTCCAACAGCTCTAGGCGGTGGGCCAATATTGAGCTaagtataaatgtttttaaataaatattttaacatttattaatcTAATTGGACCTTACTAACTGAAAACATCCAATCAAGAGTGCACAGAGGCAATTTCAAAGATTGATCTTCAAACATGTATTTCTTCCAAAGCCTAAGATGCATACATGCAAAGCCTTTAGCTGACGCTCTTGGCGCAGTCTACAGCCAATCATACGATTGATGATGTAGAAATCTAGCCAAAAAAAATGACTCTTTCACTCCAAATGCAAGTCAGTATAGAGCTGAAGTTGAAAGAAGATTCATTAGTTCATCATTAGTTTAGGATTCATCTCATTAACCAGATCCAAGACTTGTTTGACATTTAACattgaatttatatttttcatcaagCCTAAAGCATTTCAGTAACTATAGTGTAATAATCAGGATTTATAGgaatcacagagacagagcaaaaCAACTCTTGcagaagatttttttaattttcaatttgTAGTTTTAGGCCaacaatttgtttttacaaaaataataaaaagaaattaaatgttattttcataCTGTAGAAAGAGCTGCATGACGAAGCCCTGGGGTTAGCTGGGCAGAGGCATTGCATAATTAGCAAAAAAGGACATCAACCAGTACACACAACATATTCAAGTAAAAAGTCATGTAATCACAACGAAGTCACGTTAAAGCCTGGTGGCAATTGTTGAAAATTAAGACTCTTGCTGGGTTTTGCTTTTGGTTAGAGGAGTCAAACTGAACACATCGGACCAGTCCTTTTGAAGAACTCTGTATTTCTCTTTATGAGAGCAAAGTGCTCAGTTAGATTCAGACAGCTATGTTCCATTTAATAAAATCAAGTTGGTATTGAAATGTA
Above is a genomic segment from Echeneis naucrates chromosome 19, fEcheNa1.1, whole genome shotgun sequence containing:
- the coasy gene encoding bifunctional coenzyme A synthase; the protein is MSMFSTGILVLTSPLHTVPLRIAPVLCSAAQLVERTLYVHLHPGLNLGSGSQPRPVFIPPGVDLSTLITRLYSNAADICGHLDIRVLLTNVRNQSAAGNGTTTSNCPFPSPQSLSHSPDVVLTDFPLQDPTQSHQVTQCLQKYAGSCYVCSPTLPSVLLHPQIMKLLEKEKGLQHPKEKGVPLETYSDVVVGGTFDRLHGAHKTLLNISCLLANRRFIIGVCDQAMLKKKVLKELIEPYSLRVQRLREFLQDIKPSLQVEIVPLNDPFGVSVVDPELQCIVVSEETRKGGEAVNKKRIENGLPVLVLHEIQLLKDAHHTDTEEEKISSSSLRSRLLGTLLTPPKDTSHLPLVPYVIGLTGGSGSGKSSITRQLEALGAVRIDCDKLGHEVYQPGTAAYHRVLEEFGLDILNEDKRINRRTLGKRVFGDKERLKALTDIVWPEIALLVKKAISQAGEEGKHVCVVDAAVLLEAGWTDMVHEVWVTIIPEEEAVSRITERDGVTADDALRRLHSQWSNTKQVEHANVVLSTLWEPEVTKKQVLKAWNLLQKRIQQKQETH